The DNA window CGGCTGGGTGCCCAAATGATCTCCGCTTCATATGCTGCAAACActtcctcactgctgccaggaAAGGGGCCAAAGCAGGGACtgtccccagtgtccccaaCCTTGGAACTGTAAGAGAGGGGGGCAGGCAGCTTTCATGCAAGAGCTGGCTTGCACACCTGCAGCCTTCTTCAAGCCCATTTTAGGGACCCTTTGGGATGTCAGCAGGTTCTGCTGCCTGTCTGCATTCAGattccccatcccccccaggGTGCAAGGTCCTCTGGAGCTGCCTGACCCTGCAGCAGTGATGTCCTgagaggctgctgctgtcctgagtggctcattgtttgtttttcctctgcacaATGTCCTGGCCTCGGTATGGAGCTCCCTGGGGATTTCTGAGCATCcgtcctttttgttttcccagaacCTCTTGTTTACCTTCAGCTTTCTGTGTCTCCTGCTCTCAATGGCCAGCTTCCCCCAAATCCAGGGCTTTTGGCTGCTGATCCCTGGGTGTGTTCATGGAAACATGATGTGAGAGTCCCCAGCCTGCAGTGGACATGCACTGCTCTGGGACACAGCATCTGGGGAACCCTAAGGAACATTACAAAGAACTTGGGTTTAAACGGGTCGTTAATGTGCTTGGGTAGCTCCTGCTGGGGGGAAATGCAAGCGAGTGGAGATCAAACGGATGGGGCAACCGAGGATGGGGGTACAGGGAATGATGGGTGGGGGGGAACACAGGGTTCCAGTGCTCACCCCCCGCTGTGTCCTGCTGTCCCACAGCCTGCCGCCTCACTGCTGCAGAGCGGGCAGCCACCTCGGCTGAGGAGACTGACATCGATGCTGTGGAGCTGCCACTGCCTGGGGCTGACATCCTCGACTTCAGCCGTGGCGTCACGGACCTGGATGCTGTGGGCAAGGAGGCCAGCGGTGACGCCAAGGTGTGTGGGTCCCTCTGAGGGCCTGGGGGTCAGGAGGGATTTTGCAGCATTCCTGGCCCCCAGATCAAAGCTGTCTGCCGCTGCCCTTTGGCTCGGGGCTGGGCTGTGTCTGCAGAGCACCGTACCAAAGCTCAGCCAAATGGAAAGAGTTGGGGCAGAGCTGATAGGGATAATGGTTTTTCTCGTGCACCTcgaaaaaggattatttttgaGACAGTGGAAACTTCCATGGGAAACAGCAGCCTTTTCCAAAACCTACTGCAATAACATTTGTGCTTTTGTCATAAGCCTGGGGGAACACAGCGAGGTCAGCGAGCCCATCAGCCAGCCCCAGGCAAAAACTGTTCTCAAAGCTTTCCAGTAGGCTCCCCCTGCCTCAGCAAAGCGTGATTTGCTTGGAATGCAGCAGCCTTATTCCTGGAAATTTCGGGGactgctctgtgcctggcagCTCTCAGGGTTGCCCTTATTGATGTTGGTGTATTGCAGGGCTGCCTCCACCCTGAGGACATCCTGACCGCTTCGCCCAAGATGCTGCTGCCCTCATCTGCCCCGCTGCCTGACCTGGGCACACCTCTGTCTGCCCACCACCaaatgcagctcctgcagcagctcctgcagcagcagcaacagcaaacacaaGTGGCTGTGGCACAGGTTTGTCCCAACACTGTTTTCTGGGGGTGCAACATTGAAGCATGGGGAGACCCAACATGAGGCATGTGGGAAATGCCACACCATGGCGTTGATCCTGGCcagccacagccagcagctcacTCTGCGTGAGTattcttctgcagctctggctCCTCTACTTGACCAATGACCGTAGCTTTGCTTGTTCCCTGACACCTTCCAGAGCTCTCTGCAACTGCTGATCTTTCATACAACAAGTAACATCACAAAAGAATGCTAAGGTTGCCCAGGCCAACCATCTGAAGTAGTGCGTAGCCTTTTCTTGGCTGGCTTGTGGGATGCCAGCCAGTGGCTCATCCTGCTTTCTCCAGGGGCTGACACCCTGCTCTGGAGCTCTGCCCACCTCAGTGTGGTTCTCATCCCAGAGCTGTCACTTAGCTCCTCTCCCATCCGTTCAGCGTGAGCCGTGGTGATTCGGTGTCACACtaatttattaatgaaaaagTTATGTTCTGCTGTGTCAAATGCCTGTTAGATGACTGAACGCATTACGTCAACATCTCTGTTGATGGTACTTGTTATCTTCTCTCAAGAAATAGCCAGTTTGTCTCTGAATGTGGTGACTGACACCGGCTTAATTCTTTACCAACAAACTAGTAGCTGCGCTGTGTCGGCCAGGATCTGTGTCAAATGATGGGTCTGTAGCTGCAGGGGCCATTCTGTAATTATCCTTCCTGTAATTAGCTGGAGATGAAATACCGTTTAGGTCCCTCGCTGACCAGAGAGGCTTGCTTTCTTAAGGTGTTTCCAGATACCTGCCCTTTGGATTATGGCCAAGAGTCCGTCTGAATGTTGTCCCTAGGGACTGGTGGCATAAAGCACTGCTCTTCTGCCAGCTGTGACATAtgggctctgctgcctgcttcccTGCAGCACCTGAGCACCaccctgtcctgctgcaggctcctgccATGCAGAGGGGAAGGATTTTTTCCAGGCTGATGCTGTCAGCATGGAGATTGCGTACCTGCTTAGCATTTAATTGCAATTCCACCACCGCCGGCTGCTGcctcacccagcagcactgtgcaaaggTCTCCCTTGCATTCCCCACAGTCACTGGGTGTACTCTGATGTGATGATGTGTCTCTTGTCCCACAGGTTCACCTGCTGAAGGACCAGCTTGCTGCTGAGGCGGCGGCACGCCTGGAGGCACAGGCACGTGTGCACCAGCTCCTGCTTCAGAACAAGGActtgctgcagcacatctcGCTCCTGGTCAAGCAGGTGCAGGAGCTGGAGTTGAAGCTGGCAGGGAACAACACCAGTAAGCACTCCTGCCCCATCCTCTCACTTCATAGCTAGTGGAGAACCCACAGCACAAGGGGGTGTGTGGCTGGGGACCTTGCTGTGCACTCTGGCTCTGGAGAGACCCTGGGCTTGGTgacatggcacagcacagcaccagcacccCTGTGTGAGGGTGGCCAGTGGTAGGGTCTGTGGGGAACACGTGGGTGTTACACCCCATTTTTAGTGCATTTCATATGTTTTCTGGGAAAACTGGCAATATTAGTGCCTTTCTGGACTGGCTTGTGCATGTGCAGCAGGACGCCTGCATGCAAGATGGAGGGAGGTGTGGGGTGGCCATCACACATGTCCATTAGCTGTATGCCTGCTCTCCTCAGCAGCTACATGCCTGTGGCCAGCTCCCTCCTTGCCACGGGAGACTCTCCTTACCTTCTTCTCCAGTAGATGTGGCCTTCAGCTCCCTGCAGGAGCCAGGGGAAGGCAGCTAGCTTTCTGTCCTGGCTCTTTGCTgaccagcagctcctggcacgGATGCCACTATCATCTGAGTATTTGAGGCTGTAGGTCTGCAGCCAGCTATGGTGGCCTTGGGATGCCCGGGAGGGACAGGGTGGCACTACTTGCCTCTCAGCCATGCCCTTCTCTTGCAGCAGGCTCCCAGGACAGCCTGCTGGAGATCACCTTCCGCTCCAGCGTCCTCCCCGTGCTCTGCGACCCGACCACCCCGCAGCCCGAGGACACTCACCTGCCGCAGCTGGGCTCCGGCTCGGGCTTCCCCAATGCCTTGGGCAGCCCCATAGGTAGGAACGACTGTCTGGTGAAGCTGGAGTGCTACCACTTCCTGCCGAGCTCGGGGTCACATGCCCCAGAGCCggcgctgggcagcctggaGCTCCTCAAGTTCCGTGAGTCGGGCATCGCCTCCGAGTACGAGTCCAACACGGACGAGAGCGAGGAGCGTGACTCCTGGTCCCAGGAGGAACCACCACGCCTGCTCAACgtccagccccagcaggacctggGCGACAGCCTAGAGGATGAGATTGCGGTGTAGGGGATGGCAAAGGCGGCACAGAGCAGTCGGGACCCCCAGGGATGGCGGAGGGAGTATGGGGCTGGATGGCAGCAGGGGCCAGAGCTAGGCATGGTGCgtgatgctgctgtgctggcagctcccTCCTGGCTTGTGCTGTGCCCAGGACCCTGATGCGTGCAGCCTGTGTCAGCCCATTTCAGGGAGGTAGATGTGATGGTACTGGAGTGTCTCAgctggagcagggagcagatctttcttccctgctgccagTCATCTTGTCCTGAGCTCAGCCAGCCCTCAGCACCCTCAGCTTCATGCCAGGCTTGTGTCGCTCCCTGGTCCCCATGTCCTCCCAAGCTGCATTTTGAGATCAGAAGCAAGGGAAGCAAAGAGCCCTCAGCAGCAATCCCTGCAGggctccttgtgctgctggatTGCTGCCCAGCAACCGTGCTGGGTTAGGAGCCACTGCTAGCAGTGTTACTATAGGGGCAAGCAATGAAACTGGAGAAGGTATTTGCTGGGGGAGTGAAAGAACAGGGACAGGAGGCACAAAAGAGCCTACATGAATTTGTTTCCTGCATGGTAGAGTTGGTGGGAGATGAAGCTAGGGCTATGCTACCGGGATGAGAGATGGTGACCCACCAATGTAGGTGTGTGAGTGAGGGGGGAGGAATGCTGTGGAGGAGCTTAGGAATGTGAGAGGGTAAGAGGAGGTTGCACAGTATGGCCAGGCATgggcagctccttgcaggcactgGGGTTTGTGGAACTGTGGGGCAGGGTTGGTCTTTGCCTCAGGCAGACAGAGGGTGCTGGGCACTGCCTGCTCCTCTCCTGGGCTGTGAAGTGGATGGGGAGGCACAAATAGGCATGGAGTGAGAGCCAGGGAGGACAGCACAGGGAGGAGGAATCCTCCTTCCCTCGTTGCCTGGTCCTGGAGCTCTTTGGTACAGCTAGCAGGTACCAAAAGCTTTCTGGTGCTCTCAAGTCATATTTTTGAGTATTTCCCTGCACCACTGCTACTGCCAGTTCCCTGCTTGGCTTTACAGATGAACCATCCCATTTCCATGCAGTTGCTTGCCCCCAGACCACTGCTGGCGATGGCTGTGTGCACAGACAGACATGCACAGCCTCTCCATGGGAAGCAAGATCTCCTTCCCTAGTTGCCGCAGTCACAGTGTACGTTCATGTTCCCCAGAAGGGGTCATACTGCAGGGTGACATGGTGGCTGTGTAGACCATCACCTGGCTGGGGTAACCCTGCTCCCAGGTAGGGTCTGGATTCATGCTGGTTGCTTCAGGGTGCATGCTGACACCAGCACGGTGAAGGGGGGCTCTGCACCCCTCTGGAAGGTGACAGCAGTCatgaggggctgcagggaacTGCCTGGTGCAGGGATCAGTGCCTGCATTCAGCTGGAATGGGAGAGTTGGGCAGTCTACAAGgggagctggtgggtggcacaGGTGACAGACAACTGTGTATGTGGGCACTTTCATGTGTCTGGTTTTTGCACTTCAGAAAAGTGAATCCAGAATGACAGGGCCTCCACCAGCCCCTAAGAGGCTGACAGATGTCCTTGAGAGCCTCCAAAGGAGTCAGAGCTTCTCCCTGTTCTGCAGGCACGCTTATCGGTCacccactgctgcagcctctgagaGCATGGCTGAAGGGGTGCAAACCAGAGCCCCGATGTCCCCTCTGCTCCTTATGAAAACATAGGGAGACAGGATTGGCATGGTTGTTTTCCACATCTTCCACTTTCctgtcctgcttctgctttgcttcactgcttgcctgctgctttcccttttgCCAGCTGTCTCTGCTTGATCTGCCTGCACCTAACCCCTGGCTGCGTATCTCCCAGACTCAAGCTCTTGCTCCACTCCAGTGTGTGACCCTGCTGTGAGGAAGGTCCATGGTTTCCTTCTGCTCCAGTCCCCTCAGGGCTGAGGAGCAGGGTGTGGGTGAGAGCCCAGGGGGTgcaagggctgtgctgtgcactgtcCACCCCATGAGGAGATGGGCACAGTAGGTAGCAGAGCTTGTCAGGTGCTAGAGAGTCCTAGTGGGAAGGATGTGTTCTCTGATGGATCTCATGTCAGCACGAAGGGAAATGTGGAGGTCAAAGGCAGCCTTGGCTGCTGTGACCTGAGATGATGGAATTCTTAAGGTTGTTAGGCCAGGGAGGGGAGTGAAAAGCTCTCTTTGTGGGTCTGCTGGAAGAACCCTGTAGTTTGTGGCCTTTGAGGGAAGAGGGGCCTGATAAAACTGACTGATACTCAAGGATCACCTCCTCCAAGCTCAAGAGTGGTCCATCACatcaaagagaaagacaaagtcAGGAAATaatggatgagcaaggagcgCCTGGTCAAACTCAGACCCAAAAAAGAGGCATACAGAGGGTGGAAGCAAGTACAGCCAATCTGGGAGGAATAGAAACATTATGTGAGCATCTCAGGATGAAGTTAGGAAAGCTAAAGACCAGATGGAATCCAATCTGGCCAGAGAGGTCAGCAACAAGAAGGGCTTCTGTAAGTATGTGGGTGACGAAAGGAAGAGTACAGAATATCTCTGAACTGGTTAAAGCCTTTGATGCTGTATCCAAAAGATCCTCATAGACAAGTTCTTGATGTATGGGATGGATGGGCAGACAGGCTCAGATGGCAATCAGCAGTGCAGACTAATTGGAGGCCAGCAGCTTGCAGTGTACCCTGGAGGTCAGTGGTGGTACAGTCCTGGTGAACCTCCGCATGGACCATCTGGGTGATGGGGCACCCTCAGCACTGTCTGCAGATGACAAACATGGGAGCAGTGGCTGCTGATACACCCAAGGGCggtgctgccatccagagggactgGAGAAGTGGACTGGTGGGAACCTACTGGAGCTGAGTGAGGAGAAATGCAGGGTCTTGGCCCTGGGAGGAACAAGCCCAGGCACTGGGACATTCTGAGATGGAGCTGATGGTCCTGGAGGGCACCAAGCTGAGCTGAGGCAGCAGGTCAAGGCAGtgatcctgcccttctgcttGGTACTGATGAAGCCATGCTGGGAGCACTGTAGGCTCCCTGATGCAAGAGGTACATGGAGCTCCTGGGGGAGAGAGCAGTGAGAGGTTGTGGAAATGGAGAAGGGACTGGAGCACTTCTGCTGagaagagaggctgagggagctaggACTGTTCCTCCTGAAGAAAGCTCAGGGGAATTCACTGATGTGTTTAGATACCTGAAGGGAGAGGTGCAAAGAGGAAGGAGACAGGTTTATTTCAGGGGTGCCCAGGGATaagacaagaggcaatggaGACAGCTAGAACAGGAAGCTCTGTGTGAACACTGGGAACACTTCTGTGCTCTGAGGGTGGCTGAGCTCTGGCACAcgctgcccagaaaggctgcAGGGTCTCCTTGGAGAGtttcaaaagctgcctggatgtgggcctgggcaccctgtgcTGGGTGGCTTTGCTGGAGCAGAACTTGGACCAGATGGACCTTCTAatcattctgtgtttgtttcaaTGCACCCACCAGTAGTCTGGTGTCCAGGGAAGCCCCCGCACCAGCTCCAGAGGGGATAGAGCACGAGGGGGTACGGAGTGTCCTGGGTATttcctgcaggcagggctgagcCTTGGGCTCACGGTCAGCACAACCACAGGGAGTAGTGAGCAGTGCCCCAGGGCTGACAGGGGTGCTGCAGCCCCCTGTGCCTTGCCAGAGCCAGCTGGGAGCCACCCAGTGCcgtgctgcactgcagcaccacgTGTATGTATGAGTGGTCCTCCTAACCCAGCACTGCCTACAAAACGCCTCTCTAGCTTCTCACTTTTGTTACGGACCTTGACCGGGGTTTTATAGCTAtatttttttgtcctttcttttcctACAACTGTCGTGTTACTAACTGTTGACTCGGTCTATCTGAGAAACCAATCTGTCAATGTAAGTGCACTTAACCCTTGGGTGTTGTCATTAGTTGATTGGCTTTTGCTAAATAAATCTTTCTATTTCTCAAGGCTTTCTGTTGTCTCTTCCTTCTCGCTGACTCTCTCTCTTTCTATACTCCTCCTGCCCTCCACACTCTGCCAGCCTGGGCTGGCAGCCAGCATCAGGGGTGGCACCCTCAGCATCGCACAGATCCTCTTGGAACTGAGCATCCTCCTTTGTGGGACCCCACAGCCCTCAGCTGTGACTGCCTTGTAGTGCTGACTGACTGTGAAAGAGGGGTGCTTCCAATGGTATCGGGGTCATCTCAGGGCTGTCCGACAACTCGAAGGTGCCTGTGGGCTGCTGGGACTTGCACATCCTTTTGCAGAGATGCTAAGCAGAGCTTTCCAGACATTGGGAATTTTAGGCCaccagggaaggaaagcaaactcTTAAAGGACATGAAAAGCATTGTTTCAtcgaggagctgcagcagagatgcagctcccaggagagcagcaggcaggctgtgctctgcGTGGCGTTTATTGTGCAGCAGTGGAGCGATGCAGCAGTGCCCTCCCGCGGCAGTGGCCCAGCTGCTGAGGCTACTCAGGCACCTCAGGGCTCTTGGTCTCCTGTTCCTTGCACTCCTTTtccaacatggccttgagcTTGTGGTAATACACCTTGCAGCTGTAGCCCtcctgagagctgtgctggatgTGGTTCTTGACTGAGCACAGCGTGGGGAAGATGCGGCAGCATGACATGCACTTGTAGCCATGCTTTGGCACGTGCTGCTCCTGGGAAGCTGCAAGGATGTCCTCAATGGTGATACTGACCCTGCTGATGATGCTTTCAGGGGTCTGGAGCTCTTCTGAAGAGCAGGAGAAAGAGGCCAGGGCCTCCAAGAGGTTTTTGGGATCCTCTGGCTTCCAGGTGCTACTGAGTGGACTGGAGGGGAGGTGCTTCTGAGAGGCAGATTTGGGGCTGATGAAGTAGCTGTACGGTGAGCACCAGGGTCTGTAGATGGTGCGGGCAGGGAGCTCACTGCCCATTGAGGCTGTGGAGCTGCGGTCTGCAGagggaaacagcagcagtgagtcAGGGTCACTGCATGAGCACAGGCATCCATGAggatgggagcagtgctggagacCCAGGAGGAAACTCATCCTCAGCACGGTGTTCAGCAgagccattctctgcccaggGCTCTGGTTGGTGggttgctctctctctctctctctctgtgggTTGTGGAGGTGACTGTTTCTGTCACCAGAtgtccccacagctctgggaactcacccagcagccagctggaaCTGTCCCACGAAGAGCTGTCCTGGCGTAggggcagcactgggagccATGAGCTGGCACAGATGGAggcagcatccacagctttcAAGGTTCCTGCTAGGAAGACATAGCAGTGAAAAGCAGCATTGTGCAGAGGTGGGCTGCAACAGCAGGATTTCTTTCCCCGTTCCTAGAAAGCACCCTCTGCCATAGGGGCTCCTGTTACCCTTCCCCTGCCCATGCAGGCAGGTACACCCAGCCAGACGCCTTCCTGCTCCCCTGCCTGGACGCATCCTGGGTGCTCACCAGGCAGGCTGCACTGATCCCAAGGAAGGGCTGTCCCCAGGTTGCCTCTTCTGGGACCATGGGATACGTCCTCAATCAAAATAGCTGGCATGAGAATTCCATCCATCACCCTCGTGTGGGTCCTATGCTGAGGCCCCAGAATCCACACTGTGTTGTGGTACCGCCAGCTAACATCGCTAAGGGCTGATGTCACACTTGCACATAGGACACAGCAGAATGTTTTTGGAACACAAGGTTCTGCCCCCCTTGGTGTCTCTGGAGACCTGGTGGCTGAGGTGACGCTTGCTGGCTCCATCCTCAGGGCTGGTGGGGAATAAGGGGCAAGGTGTGCGGACTTGGTCTATTCAAGATGAGGCCAGTTGAGCATGGGATGGTGTGGTAATGTGGGattttgcacacacacacacagccagcGACTTGGCCACTGCAAGGTGGGTGAGCAGTAGAAAGTGCCATATTGAGGATGTATAGTTCAGAGCCCAGGCAGTGGGTACCCCAGCAAATGAGGGGTCCTGGGGGCGTCCCCTTGCTGCTGTACCCATTGACAaaccttctctctctttctttccacaaTCTGCTTTCCAAGCTGCTTGGTGCCAGGTAAGAGATGTTCCCAGTGTGCTGGTGGCAGCAGTGTGGTGCCCTGAGATTGTTGTTCCCCCACCATGTCCTCATGGCATGCACAACACAACTGTGGGGCCTCATAAATGGGCTTTCTGTCCCAAAAAGGTGTCCCCACCATGCTGCTGGCAGACAGCCCCAGGATGCTCAGCCCCTGCATCCCACCTCATACCCACTTTCCactccctttcctttccagtGGACCAGAGCATGTTTGAGAACACCAGCGCTGCCACGGCACCCACCCCACTCCTGCAGCACATTCCTGCTGGTGCTCTGCCACAGCCCTCCcgctctgctggcagccagcaccTTCGCAACCTGGGCAAGGCTGTGGGGGCCAAGATGAACGACCTCCTGCGCCGCAAGGAGACGGCCAGCCCCCCTGATGTGGGGGTGATGGAGGTGAACACCAGCGCAGGCGCTGCACTGGGCATGGGACAGCCAGCGAGCGAGGATGGGTGAGTgtccctgcactgcacagcccatGGCAGAGTCCTTTGGGTTGGAAAGCATCACCACCTCTCTCTGCTTGCAGGAGCATGGGGCTGGGCGCCTTCCCCCGGCTAGAACCCCCACCTCCCATCACCAGGAAGCGGACACCACGTGCTCTGAAGACCCCGCAGGACATGCTCATTGCACCCCAGCCAGAGAGTGGCAGCACAGAGGAGCCCCACGAGCCACCTACGGCACACGCTGACCGTGCAGAGGAATGGCCGGGGGCGAAGGACCTCTCCCCTGCGGTGTGCCCCGGGGTGCCCAGTACAACCGGCATCCCTGGGCCGAGTGGTGACCTCCCGGTGCCCGACCTCATCCATAAGGGTGGCCTGGAAACTCCACCTCGCACGGAGAAGCCCCTCTGGGAAGCAGGGCCGGAGCACGAGCTGCCAGGGAGCGCAGGGCACACAGAGCCGTGCACTCCCAGCCGGGAGGCAGAGGGTCCCCATCCTGACCTGCTGTCCTTCGAGTAGCAGAGGGCGCTGAGGGGGCTGGCTCTCCCAAACACTCTCTGCCACGTGCTGTTCTTGGGGCCGTTGTTTTGGGGAGAGCCCCAAGGCAGCAGGAGGCATCCCTGAGATGGCGCAGGGATCCTCCACCCCCCACACTTCGTCCCTTCTCTCCAGGCGCCCCGGAGGATCGCAGCCTGACTTGTCACCTCTTGGGCGGCCATAGGAGCACCCGCTCCCTGCACACACCTCTGTCCCACCTCCTGTGCCCGCAGGCTCTCGTAGCCCCACGGTGCCCTGTGGGAAGCACAGGAGGGGTTATCCGCACGGGGTTCCCGGGCAAGGCGGTGGCCACGGGCGGCACTTCCGAGCCGGGGTTACGGTGATGGTTCTGGAGGGGGTTATGGTGAGGGTGAGGCCCGAGGGGAGAGGGCGGTTACTGTGCCACCCCCCACAGCCGCACACCTGACACCCGGCCCTGAGGCCACCGGTGGCGGTGGCACCCTCTATTTATGTTGTGCGGGGCCGTGTGTGTAGTTTGGGTTAAAAGACGCCTATTGCACAATAAAGTTCTGTTTATAACCCACCGACACGCTCAGCCCGCGCCAACGGGGCGGGGTGGGGGGCGGGGCCTGGAGGCGGAGCCACGTGTCTTCCCGCCCCACTTCCGGTGTCATGGCGgccgcggcgcggcggcggccgaGCCGGGTtgcgggcgcggggcgggcggcggcgcggcggggcggccgTAGCGGCGGGGCGATGTGAGCGGACGGCGCCATGTCGGGGTGCGTGTGGGGCGCGGCGCCGCCGCTGCTGCTGGAGGCGCTGGGCCGGCTGTGGGAGGTGCAGGCGCCGCTGGGCAGCGGCTCCTCGGCCTCCGTGTACCGGGTGCGCTGCTGCGGGGACCCGCGGGCCCCTCCCGGCGCCGTTAAGGAGTTCGtgccgcccccggcccggcccggccccgcgcgccGCCCCGGCGCCCGCCCGCCTGCCGCAGACTGCGCCGAGTACGGCTTTCGCAAGGAGCGCGCCGCGCTCGAGCAGCTCCGCGGGCACCGCAACATCGGTAACGGCACCACACAGCACTACGGCCCGCCGCGGTTACGACGCCTCGGCCCCGCGGCGGGGTGGGCGCGGGGGGCAGCCTGGGATGGGAGCCCCGGACGGCGGCCTCGCTTCCTGCAGGCGGGCAGCCTGCCCTAGGCCTCCCGGGCAGAGCGATCGCCCTTACCGGCACGGCCGGTCCCGCCGGCTGCTCCGCTTGGGAGCTGTGGGTGGGCTCCTCCTGAGCTCCGTTCTCTAGGCGTTGTATCACGCTGCCAGCCGCAGCTCTGGAGCTCAGTGGGTAACGATAGGCAGGAGCGCCATCACGGTGTCGTCGCTCCTGACCGAGGTTTCCAACCTGTCTCTCTGCAGTGACTCTGTATGGCGTGTTCACCAACCACTACTCGGCCAACGGCCCGTCccgctgcctgctgctggagctgctggataTCAGCGTGTCCGAGTTGCTGCTGCACTCCAGCAACCAGGGCTGCTCCATGTGGATGATCCAGCACTGCGCCCGCGATGTCCTGGAAGCCCTGGCCTTCCTGCACCACAAAGGCTACGTGCACGCAGACCTCAAGCCACGCAACATCCTGTGGAGCGCGGAGGAGGAGTGCTTTAAGCTCATTGACTTTGGACTTAGCTTCAAAGAGGGGAATCAGGTTTGGAATGCTCTGCTCTCAAAAGCAGTTTGGCTGTCTTGAGCTGTGCGgatctgtgct is part of the Excalfactoria chinensis isolate bCotChi1 chromosome 8, bCotChi1.hap2, whole genome shotgun sequence genome and encodes:
- the NOS1AP gene encoding carboxyl-terminal PDZ ligand of neuronal nitric oxide synthase protein isoform X1, with amino-acid sequence MPAKSKYNLVDDRHDLRIPLHNEDAFQHGICFEAKYIGSLDVPRPNSRVEIVTAMRRIRYEFKAKNIKKKKVNLIVSVDGVKVILKKKKKLFPLQKKEWAWDENKMLVMHDPIYRIFYVSHDSQDLKIFSYIARDGSSNVFRCNVFKSKKKSQAMRIVRTVGQAFEVCHKLSLQHTQQNADGQEDGDSERNGDDLDVPACRLTAAERAATSAEETDIDAVELPLPGADILDFSRGVTDLDAVGKEASGDAKGCLHPEDILTASPKMLLPSSAPLPDLGTPLSAHHQMQLLQQLLQQQQQQTQVAVAQVHLLKDQLAAEAAARLEAQARVHQLLLQNKDLLQHISLLVKQVQELELKLAGNNTTGSQDSLLEITFRSSVLPVLCDPTTPQPEDTHLPQLGSGSGFPNALGSPIVDQSMFENTSAATAPTPLLQHIPAGALPQPSRSAGSQHLRNLGKAVGAKMNDLLRRKETASPPDVGVMEVNTSAGAALGMGQPASEDGSMGLGAFPRLEPPPPITRKRTPRALKTPQDMLIAPQPESGSTEEPHEPPTAHADRAEEWPGAKDLSPAVCPGVPSTTGIPGPSGDLPVPDLIHKGGLETPPRTEKPLWEAGPEHELPGSAGHTEPCTPSREAEGPHPDLLSFE
- the NOS1AP gene encoding carboxyl-terminal PDZ ligand of neuronal nitric oxide synthase protein isoform X2, with amino-acid sequence MPAKSKYNLVDDRHDLRIPLHNEDAFQHGICFEAKYIGSLDVPRPNSRVEIVTAMRRIRYEFKAKNIKKKKVNLIVSVDGVKVILKKKKKLFPLQKKEWAWDENKMLVMHDPIYRIFYVSHDSQDLKIFSYIARDGSSNVFRCNVFKSKKKSQAMRIVRTVGQAFEVCHKLSLQHTQQNADGQEDGDSERNGDDLDVPACRLTAAERAATSAEETDIDAVELPLPGADILDFSRGVTDLDAVGKEASGDAKGCLHPEDILTASPKMLLPSSAPLPDLGTPLSAHHQMQLLQQLLQQQQQQTQVAVAQVHLLKDQLAAEAAARLEAQARVHQLLLQNKDLLQHISLLVKQVQELELKLAGNNTSSQDSLLEITFRSSVLPVLCDPTTPQPEDTHLPQLGSGSGFPNALGSPIVDQSMFENTSAATAPTPLLQHIPAGALPQPSRSAGSQHLRNLGKAVGAKMNDLLRRKETASPPDVGVMEVNTSAGAALGMGQPASEDGSMGLGAFPRLEPPPPITRKRTPRALKTPQDMLIAPQPESGSTEEPHEPPTAHADRAEEWPGAKDLSPAVCPGVPSTTGIPGPSGDLPVPDLIHKGGLETPPRTEKPLWEAGPEHELPGSAGHTEPCTPSREAEGPHPDLLSFE
- the NOS1AP gene encoding carboxyl-terminal PDZ ligand of neuronal nitric oxide synthase protein isoform X3 codes for the protein MPAKSKYNLVDDRHDLRIPLHNEDAFQHGICFEAKYIGSLDVPRPNSRVEIVTAMRRIRYEFKAKNIKKKKVNLIVSVDGVKVILKKKKKKKEWAWDENKMLVMHDPIYRIFYVSHDSQDLKIFSYIARDGSSNVFRCNVFKSKKKSQAMRIVRTVGQAFEVCHKLSLQHTQQNADGQEDGDSERNGDDLDVPACRLTAAERAATSAEETDIDAVELPLPGADILDFSRGVTDLDAVGKEASGDAKGCLHPEDILTASPKMLLPSSAPLPDLGTPLSAHHQMQLLQQLLQQQQQQTQVAVAQVHLLKDQLAAEAAARLEAQARVHQLLLQNKDLLQHISLLVKQVQELELKLAGNNTTGSQDSLLEITFRSSVLPVLCDPTTPQPEDTHLPQLGSGSGFPNALGSPIVDQSMFENTSAATAPTPLLQHIPAGALPQPSRSAGSQHLRNLGKAVGAKMNDLLRRKETASPPDVGVMEVNTSAGAALGMGQPASEDGSMGLGAFPRLEPPPPITRKRTPRALKTPQDMLIAPQPESGSTEEPHEPPTAHADRAEEWPGAKDLSPAVCPGVPSTTGIPGPSGDLPVPDLIHKGGLETPPRTEKPLWEAGPEHELPGSAGHTEPCTPSREAEGPHPDLLSFE
- the NOS1AP gene encoding carboxyl-terminal PDZ ligand of neuronal nitric oxide synthase protein isoform X4, coding for MPAKSKYNLVDDRHDLRIPLHNEDAFQHGICFEAKYIGSLDVPRPNSRVEIVTAMRRIRYEFKAKNIKKKKVNLIVSVDGVKVILKKKKKLFPLQKKEWAWDENKMLVMHDPIYRIFYVSHDSQDLKIFSYIARDGSSNVFRCNVFKSKKKSQAMRIVRTVGQAFEVCHKLSLQHTQQNADGQEDGDSERNGDDLDVPACRLTAAERAATSAEETDIDAVELPLPGADILDFSRGVTDLDAVGKEASGDAKGCLHPEDILTASPKMLLPSSAPLPDLGTPLSAHHQMQLLQQLLQQQQQQTQVAVAQVHLLKDQLAAEAAARLEAQARVHQLLLQNKDLLQHISLLVKQVQELELKLAGNNTTGSQDSLLEITFRSSVLPVLCDPTTPQPEDTHLPQLGSGSGFPNALGSPIGRNDCLVKLECYHFLPSSGSHAPEPALGSLELLKFRESGIASEYESNTDESEERDSWSQEEPPRLLNVQPQQDLGDSLEDEIAV